The Verrucomicrobiota bacterium genomic interval CCAAAGGCCTGTCGTTAGGACCGAGCGTCAATACTTTTGGCCGGACGGATACCTTGGTCCGGAGCGACCTGCCTCGAAACGGGAACGCTACATCCGCGTCGTCGGAGAACACGAGGGAAATATCGATCAACTCGCCCGGCGTCGACGCGTCCCCGGCCTGGGCCACCGTGAGGGTGGAAAGGCTGGTTCCACGATGTTGTTCGCCGCCGGCGAGCGTTGCCGTAAGGACTTGCATCCCGGCCTCTGGCTGTTCCGGCGCGGAACGGCCGAACGTCACCGGTAACAGTCCTTCGAGCAGCGAGAGCAAAGCCGGCAATGGTTCGCTATGCGGCGCCTCGGAGGCCTGAATAGAATATCGATCAGACATATAGTCGAGATAAGAAAGTCGGCGGCGTCCCGGGGGAGGCTAACTCCGAGCGGCGATCTGCTCGGCGCTCCTCCACAACGGGCCCTGTCCCTGAATCTGGGCAGGGGCTTTTTGCAACACCGGAAGACTGGCGATGCAGGCCAGTAAGAAGCACAGAAACGCGATCGTCTGGTCAAAATAGGAAATGGAGAAGAAGGTCACCGTGTGGGCGAACAAGCTGGAACCAAGCCCCCAGATCAGAAACCTTCTGCCGGAGGGCGCGCCTCGACTGGCTCGGAGTGCCTGGCCGATCCTGCGAAAAGCGACCACTAACATCCACACAAACAGAACGATCAAGGCGAGCCCGCCCCAGACTCCAATCTGAATGTAATAGTTGGTCATATCGGTGTGCACCGCGCTGGCCTCGATACCCGAGGCCATCCAATGGCGCGTATAATCCGTCCCGGCGAACCACCATTCAGACAAATGCGCGATCGCAGATTCGATCAATTTCGCGCGGAAGTACCCTGTACTGCCTCCGGTGATATCAATCCGCGCCACCAGATAATACACCGGGTCATTCATTACCAGGCTGAGAAACATCACCCCGATGACCGCCAGCCAGCGGATCGTCCGCACCTGACGGCGAAGCACCCAAAACGTCAGGGCTGCCACTCCGGCTAAGGTCGTGATAATCGGCCCGCTGGAACCGCTGGCGAAGACGATCGCGAGAGCGGCGACTATTCCGGTGATTGCCACGGCGCGGTTCTCTCTCCAGAAGCAGAGAGCGAGTGGCAGGGAGACGCCCCCGATTGTCCCTGCAAGGATAGGATGGCTAAACGGGCCTTGCGCACGATAATGCCCATTGGTGATCTCCACGTCTGCCGGACCAAACCCGATCAAACCAAGTAGATTATTCCCGGTTAATTTCTCGACCAACATCGTCACGGCAAGCGGAACCAGAAGAACGCAAAGCATTTTGAAGAGGGCGCGGACATCTTCGAGTCCTCGAATAAACACACGGAACAAGTAATAAAACCCCACGATGTCGTAGAAAATCCCGAGCCGGAAGACGAGAAACTCTGCCTTGTGGAAGACGATGCTGCATGCGTTCCAGATTGCCCAGAGCCTGGCGATCCGATCCAACGAGTTTATCCCACCGCTGATGCGTTCGCCGTTCATGGCGACTCGTATAAGGCCCGCCGCAATCAGGATGCGCATCATCGGAAGATGCACCGGCCCGATCACGAGTTGCTGGTCTCGAGTTATATAGGCGGATCCGAGCAACAGCGGCAGCGCCGCCCATCGCCTCGGCAGGCTCAGCAGCAAGGCCGAGTTCACCAGCGCAAAGACGATGCCGAAGAAATTCATGCCGGACAGCGGATCATTGCCGGGTTCGCACCGGAATCAGCTTAACCCCAGAGACTTTTGCGGCCCAGCAGGCGATTCATCTGCTGCTGACGAAGGTACCGGATCAAAGCTTTGTCTTCGACCTGACCGATCCGTCGCAAATAGCCCTTTACAAAACCGTACAAAAGCCCGAGGCCGCCGATAAGGTATGGCCGCTCGGCGGTACGCTTTGCACATTTCAGCAACATGAACAGCGGGTGATAACCCGAGATATAGTTGGCCAAACCCGCCTTCACCCGATCATTCCAGGTTCCGTAGGCGGCTCCGGTTGGCCGATGGTGAATTACGTGGAGGTCGGGCAGGGTGCGCGTTTCCCAGCCGAGCATGTTCGCTTTGATTTCGTCCAGCGTATCCCACCCGGGGGCCGGAATGAGGCCACCGATTCCGTCCCAGCACGCTGACCGGTAGATCTTGGTTGCTCCCCGGACGTGGAATTTCGGATCCGCTTTGGCCTCCGGCTCGGTACCCCCATCCGTCACGCGACAGATCGTTCCGCCGGCAATTCCCAGACGCGCATGCTCTTCGAAGCGCGCAAAGCATTTCTCGAAATAATCAGGGCTGAATGAAAGATCGCCGTCCAGCTTAACCAGGTAGTCCCAGGCCTGATCCTCAATCAGGCGATATCCTGCATAGAATGCTTCAACCACGCCGCCTCCGGCTTTTCGAAAGCCGCGATCAGGGCGGCTGACGACCTTGATCCAGGGATTCGACTTTGCCGCCGCCTCTGCGATTTGGCCCGTTTCGTCCTTGGAACCGTCATTAACGATAACCCAAAGGACAGGTCTGATGGTTTGGGCCAGCATCGAATCGATCGTAAGCGGCAGATGCTTGGCCTCGTTCCGAACCGGACTCACAACGATGTAGGTTTTTTTTCCAGTCATCTTATATCAGGTTTGGCTCTCGTGCGTTCACTCAGGAAGGGCAGTCGTTCCCATAAACGGCCACACGATTCGCGGAAATCCAATTCACCACGATGGTCGACATGTTCGGGTCCGGTTATGCCAAGGCCGCCGTCGCGCCGTCGGCCCCTTGCGGGGTTACGGCACCGGCCGTTGGATGCGGATAGGGAATTATGCGTGCCGTGCTCTCGGCAGCCTGTGAGGCCGGCTGCACATCCATGAATTCGCGGTGCCACAATTCGAGCGTCAAAAGGGAAAACACCTCTTTCATCAATCCACCGTCGCGAGAGTTCCTTTCCAGCAACTGCTCGACGACTCGCCTGTCGAAATACCCCCGCCGGACCGACGTTTCACCCAGCAGCACCTCGCGAACAAGATCGCCGAGATCATTCCTGAGCCAACGCCGCAGAGGCACCGGGAAGCCGGCCTTGCGCCGCGTCACCACCTCGCGAGGAATATCATCCTTAAAGGCCTGCTTCAGGATGCGCTTCGTGGTCCAACCTTTGACCTTGAAATGCGTCGGCAGGCCGGCCGCGAATTCGAGGACGACGTGATCGAGCAAGGGCACGCGTAACTCCAGCGAGTTTGCCATCGTGATTTTATCCGCTTTGATGAGCAAGTCGTTCGGCAGCCACGTGTTTGTATCCACGTACAGCATGCGGTTCAGCACCGCCTGCGGTGTGGCCTGACGATCTACTCGCGCGAACAGATCTTCGATGATCCGCGCGCTACCTGCATCATCAGCGCTGCCATAAAAATCCGGAGTGCAAAGCTCAGCGCGATGCCGGTTAAAGTAACTGAAGGGCGTTCCTACGCGGCTGTAGTAGTAACGCTCCAGCGGCAGCTCGCAAATCGGTGCATACTTCCTGACCTTACCGAAGGCACCTAACGCGCCCAACCAGTCCAGACTGG includes:
- a CDS encoding glycosyltransferase family 2 protein yields the protein MTGKKTYIVVSPVRNEAKHLPLTIDSMLAQTIRPVLWVIVNDGSKDETGQIAEAAAKSNPWIKVVSRPDRGFRKAGGGVVEAFYAGYRLIEDQAWDYLVKLDGDLSFSPDYFEKCFARFEEHARLGIAGGTICRVTDGGTEPEAKADPKFHVRGATKIYRSACWDGIGGLIPAPGWDTLDEIKANMLGWETRTLPDLHVIHHRPTGAAYGTWNDRVKAGLANYISGYHPLFMLLKCAKRTAERPYLIGGLGLLYGFVKGYLRRIGQVEDKALIRYLRQQQMNRLLGRKSLWG